ACGACGAGTATGGCCTCGACGCGGGCTACACGAACGTGAGCGTCCAGGCAAACGGCCCGTACACGTTCACCTCGCCACTCGAACGCGATAGCAACCTGACCGGTACGCAGTGGCGCGGAACTGCTGACGTGAGCGAGGGCCAGGTGCTCGGTGAAGAAGAGAGCGCCGTGGAAGTCACACTCTCCGAGGAAACCGTTGACATCCCCGAAGGTGCTCAGAACGGCACCGACGACGGGAACGCAACCAACGGGACCGACGGCAACGTGACCACCCCACCGAACGGGACGAACACGACCGACGGAAACGAGACGAACACGACCACGGGCACCAACAACACGACAGCACAGTCGCTCACCGCCAGTTCGTGGCAGGCGACTGACGGGCTGGCCGCAGCCACTATGCTGGTCGCCCTCCCATGAGCCGCCTAATGAGTAGCTCTCGCGTCCCCGGCGGCGAACTGCTGTCGGTGTACCTGAAAGGCTTCTTCATGGGCGCGGCAGACACGGTTCCCGGCGTCTCTGGTGGTACCATCGCCCTGATTACGGGCATCTACGAACGCCTGATTACCGCCATCACGGAGTTCGACCTCGGCGTGGTGCAGAACGTGTTCCGACTGCACACAGCCGAGGGTCGGGCCGCCTTCCGCGAGGACCTCCTGCGGATGGACGTGTTCTTCCTCGCTGCCCTCGGAGCCGGTATTCTCACCGCCATCATCACGCTCTCGCGTATCGTCGAGGCGGCGCTCCACAACTATCCGGCGTTCACCTTCGCGTTCTTCTTTGGACTCATCGCGGCCTCCGCAATCGTCCTCTACAGGCACGTGAACGTGGCGACCCCGGGCCGACTCGCCGTTGGCGTCGCTGGCTTTACCTTCGCCTTCCTCATCTCAGGAGCATCGTCGAGCGGTGGGCTGCCCAACACGCTCCCCTTCGCGTTCGTCGCCGGCGCAATCGCCATCACCGCGATGATTCTGCCCGGCATCTCGGGGTCGTTCCTCCTGTTGCTCATGGGCCAGTACCAGTTCATGCTCGGCACGCTGCGCGCGTTCGTCGACGGCCTCATCAACGTCGCCCGCGGCGGAGCGATTGACCCGGTCGTCGAACCCGCCACGACCGTCGTCGTCTTCGGCGTTGGCGCGGTGGTCGGCCTGCTCACCATCGCCCACGTCATCCGATGGGCGCTGTCCAATTACCGCGCGGCGACGCTCACCTTCCTCGTGAGCCTCATGGTCGGCGCACTCCGCCTGCCCGCAGAAGAGGTACTCGCGAACGGGACGTTCGACTCAGCGGTCTCAGTCGCCACCGTCGTCGTCATCGCCGTCGTCGGCGGGGCCGCGGTGCTCATGCTCGACTGGTACACCGACGACTTAGAATACGCCTGATTGCGAGGCTTTTTTGCGACCGAATTCAGCTTATGCAGCCTTCCCCTCGGCGTAGCCGTATCGCCACGCCACGTACCCGTGTTTGAGGATTCGATAACTGCCGACGAGGATGCGGGTCGTGAGTATGAGCATCCCGAGTCCGGCGAGCACGTCCCCGAGTCCGATTCCGGCGAGTTCGAGCGTCTGTGGGGTGGCGATTCCGACGGCCCACAGCGCGAGGCCAATCCAGAAGGCTTCGTCACGCTGGGAGAGGCCGGTGAGCGTCGATTCGTCCATGACCGAGTGTTGGTTTTCTAACATATAAGCCTTCTCTGTAAATTGAAGGTGTCGCGCTCGACGCATCGGAGCAATCGGAATTTTTGTAATGGCGCTCGCCGACGTGCTGAACAATGCCTATCCTCGACGACGATGGCCGACTGTTCGGCGTCGTCAACATCATCGACGCGCTGGTCGTGCTCCTCGTGCTCGCGGTGGTCGCCGCCGGAGCCGCGCTCGTCCTCGGCCCAGACGAACCGGCGAGCCCCGCGTCGAACAACAATACGACAACGACACCAGCCGCAAACGAGACGATGACCGAGAACATGACCATCGTCTACCGCCTCGAAAACGTCCCACGATACATGATCGACCCCATCGAGGAAGGTCCGGTTCCGGCCTCGCCATCGCTCGTCACCGTAGAAGAAGTCGCCATTCTCGAATCGGACAACGATACGGTCACCGCGGAGCTGACTGTGGAAACCACGGTCACCCGCGAAAACGAACTGACCTACTACAACGGAAACCGCATCTACGTCGGCAAAACGGTCACCCTCGATTTCGGTGATGTCGTGGTGAAACCGACGGTCGTCCGCTTCGCTTAGGCGTCTATCTCTGCCGGCCGCTCGTCTGCCGCTTCTGCGAGAGTCGAGAATTCTGCGGCCGCGTCGTCGCGTAAGTCGTAGCGTTCGTGATAATCGTCCGGGTCGCGCCCGCGCCCGCTGGCTCGGCCGACGAGGTCAGCGATGGTCTCGTAGTTGTCGCGCACGAGACTCCCGGCGAGTTGCGGGACGCCGGCGCGCGTCGCGAGTTCCTCTGCTGCGGCCTTGCCCGCGTACACTCGCTTTTCCGCTCGGTCGACGAGCACCATCGCGAAGGGTGTCGCACCGAACTGCGCTTCGAGGAAGCGCTGGGCGGCGTCGTCGTACCACGAAATCGCGTCGATGTCGTCGAGACGTTTCAGTGCCACCGCGGCTATCGAACAGTACGGACACTCGCCGTCGTAGATGAGTACCGCGTCAGGTGTGTCCACGCTCGTCATAGGGGCCCGAGCCCAAAATACTGTCCGCAACCGGTTGTGTACTGAGCCGGCACACGAGCAATGTCATTAAAGCCGTTGGCGCAATATGTCTGGGCATGAGCGATTCATCGAGCACGGACGAGATTGACGCGATTCGCCAAAAGAAACTCGAAGAGATGCAATCGAAAGCGACCGGTGACACAGCGGAGTCGCCGGCGGAACCGATTCATCTAGAGAGCGACGCCCAGTTCGACGAACTCGTAGACGCCCACGACGTGGTGCTCGTGGACTT
This sequence is a window from Haladaptatus sp. QDMS2. Protein-coding genes within it:
- a CDS encoding DUF368 domain-containing protein — translated: MSSSRVPGGELLSVYLKGFFMGAADTVPGVSGGTIALITGIYERLITAITEFDLGVVQNVFRLHTAEGRAAFREDLLRMDVFFLAALGAGILTAIITLSRIVEAALHNYPAFTFAFFFGLIAASAIVLYRHVNVATPGRLAVGVAGFTFAFLISGASSSGGLPNTLPFAFVAGAIAITAMILPGISGSFLLLLMGQYQFMLGTLRAFVDGLINVARGGAIDPVVEPATTVVVFGVGAVVGLLTIAHVIRWALSNYRAATLTFLVSLMVGALRLPAEEVLANGTFDSAVSVATVVVIAVVGGAAVLMLDWYTDDLEYA
- a CDS encoding DUF4330 family protein; the encoded protein is MPILDDDGRLFGVVNIIDALVVLLVLAVVAAGAALVLGPDEPASPASNNNTTTTPAANETMTENMTIVYRLENVPRYMIDPIEEGPVPASPSLVTVEEVAILESDNDTVTAELTVETTVTRENELTYYNGNRIYVGKTVTLDFGDVVVKPTVVRFA
- a CDS encoding DCC1-like thiol-disulfide oxidoreductase family protein, with product MDTPDAVLIYDGECPYCSIAAVALKRLDDIDAISWYDDAAQRFLEAQFGATPFAMVLVDRAEKRVYAGKAAAEELATRAGVPQLAGSLVRDNYETIADLVGRASGRGRDPDDYHERYDLRDDAAAEFSTLAEAADERPAEIDA